Proteins from a genomic interval of Rosa chinensis cultivar Old Blush chromosome 2, RchiOBHm-V2, whole genome shotgun sequence:
- the LOC112189557 gene encoding peroxidase 27, translating to MSHSIISHFLIVRYVFLKTMAHIQKLVSVFSLQLLLVLFALDSTTYALQVGFYRKTCPNLEAIVHATTYNYISRAPTLAAPLLRMHFHDCFVRGCDGSVLLKSTANKQAERDAIPNLSLRGFQVIDAVKSAVEKKCPGVVSCADILALVARDAVLMLHGPFWEVPTGRRDGRVSIASEALTNLPPPFANIAQLKGMFASKGLSVKDLVVLSGGHTIGTSHCSSFSNRIYNFTGKGDTDPKLDQNYVAQLKIKCKPGDANTLVEMDPGSFKTFDEDYYTLVTKRRGLFQSDSALLDDMETKAYVTTQAITHGLTFAKDFAASMVKMGNIGVLTGKNGEIRKQCAFIN from the exons ATGTCTCATAGCATCATATCTCACTTCTTAATTGTTCGTTACGTCTTTCTAAAGACAATGGCTCATATCCAAAAGCTTGTCTCAGTTTTTTCACTTCAACTCCTGCTTGTTCTGTTTGCCTTGGACTCCACTACCTATGCACTGCAAGTTGGGTTCTACCGGAAAACCTGTCCAAATTTAGAGGCTATTGTCCATGCGACTACTTATAACTACATATCTCGGGCACCAACTCTTGCTGCTCCTTTGTTAAGAATGCATTTCCATGATTGTTTTGTTAGG GGTTGTGATGGTTCTGTGCTATTGAAATCAACAGCAAACAAACAAGCTGAGAGAGATGCAATCCCCAACCTAAGCTTAAGAGGGTTCCAAGTCATAGATGCTGTAAAATCTGCAGTAGAAAAGAAGTGCCCTGGTGTTGTTTCTTGTGCTGATATCTTGGCCCTAGTAGCTCGCGACGCAGTATTAATG cTTCATGGTCCATTTTGGGAAGTTCCTACAGGACGAAGAGATGGAAGAGTGTCTATAGCCTCGGAGGCCTTGACAAACTTACCACCTCCTTTTGCTAACATAGCTCAGCTCAAAGGAATGTTTGCTTCAAAGGGTCTATCTGTTAAAGACCTAGTGGTCCTATCAG GAGGACACACCATTGGGACATCTCACTGCTCATCATTCTCTAATCGTATATACAATTTCACCGGTAAAGGTGACACAGACCCCAAATTGGACCAGAATTACGTAGCTCAGTTGAAGATCAAATGTAAGCCGGGGGATGCCAACACACTTGTTGAGATGGACCCTGGAAGCTTCAAAACATTTGATGAAGATTACTACACTCTAGTGACCAAAAGAAGAGGACTTTTCCAATCTGATTCAGCTCTTCTTGATGATATGGAGACGAAAGCCTATGTGACAACCCAAGCCATCACTCATGGATTGACCTTTGCAAAAGATTTTGCTGCATCGATGGTGAAAATGGGTAACATTGGAGTCCTCACTGGAAAAAATGGTGAAATAAGGAAGCAATGTGCTTTTATTAATTGA
- the LOC112189320 gene encoding peroxidase 3, with protein MGGIRVSGILVLCLLVVIGSTDAQLQLGFYTKKCPKAEKIVKNFVEEHIRNAPSLAAALIRMHFHDCFVRGCDASVLVNSTSSNQAEKDAPPNLTLRGFDFIDRIKSLVEAQCPGVVSCADVIALAARDSVVATGGPFWNVPTGRRDGVISRSSEALASIPSPFSNFTTLQTSFANQGLDLKDLVLLSGAHTIGVSHCTSFTNRLYNFTGKGDQDPDLNSQYAANLKAKKCKSLSDNTTIVEMDPGSHRSFDLSYYTLLLKRRGLFQSDSALTKSSTTYNYIKQLLQGSSQNFHAEFAKSMEKMGRVKVKTGSSGQIRKHCAVVNS; from the exons ATGGGAGGAATTCGAGTTTCTGGGATTTTAGTTTTGTGTCTTTTGGTTGTTATAGGATCTACTGATGCTCAGTTGCAGTTGGGTTTCTACACCAAGAAGTGCCCAAAAGCAGAGAAGATAGTGAAGAACTTTGTTGAAGAGCACATTCGAAATGCTCCATCACTTGCAGCAGCCCTCATAAGAATGCACTTCCATGATTGCTTTGTCAGG GGCTGTGATGCTTCAGTGCTTGTGAACTCAACTTCGAGCAACCAAGCTGAAAAGGATGCTCCCCCAAATCTAACACTAAGAGGGTTTGACTTCATTGACAGAATAAAGAGCTTAGTTGAAGCTCAATGCCCTGGTGTAGTTTCATGTGCTGATGTTATTGCTTTGGCAGCAAGAGACTCTGTTGTAGCCACA GGAGGTCCCTTTTGGAATGTTCCTACAGGGAGAAGAGATGGAGTGATCTCAAGGTCATCAGAAGCTTTAGCAAGCATCCCATCCCCATTTAGCAACTTCACCACCCTCCAAACAAGTTTTGCTAATCAGGGTCTTGATTTGAAGGACTTGGTCCTGCTCTCTG GTGCTCACACCATCGGTGTCTCTCATTGCACATCGTTTACAAACCGCCTTTACAATTTCACTGGAAAAGGTGATCAAGACCCAGATTTAAACAGTCAATATGCAGCTAATCTCAAGGCAAAGAAATGCAAAAGTCTAAGTGATAACACAACAATAGTTGAGATGGACCCAGGAAGCCACAGGTCATTCGACCTTAGCTACTACACACTCTTGCTTAAGAGAAGGGGACTTTTCCAATCTGATTCTGCTTTAACAAAAAGCTCAACCACTTACAACTATATCAAGCAGCTTCTTCAAGGTTCGAGTCAAAACTTCCATGCTGAATTTGCCAAGTCTATGGAGAAAATGGGTCGGGTTAAGGTCAAGACGGGCTCATCTGGTCAGATTAGGAAGCATTGTGCAGTGGTGAATAGCTAG